The genomic segment GTTCATGATCAACTGGCTGCACAACAGTTATGGCGGCTACAAGGCCGAGTCGATTCTGATCAACTGCCACTACCCGGTGACCCAGAACTCGTTCGTGCTGCAGTGGGGGGTCATCGTCGAAAAGCCCAAGGGCATGGACGAAAAGATGACCGAAAAGCTGTCCCGGGTCTTCACCGAGGGTGTCAGCAAGGGCTTTTTGCAAGACGTCGAGATCTGGAAGCACAAGACGAGGATCGACAACCCCCTGCTGGTTGAGGAAGACGGCGCCGTGTACCAGCTGCGTCGCTGGTATCAGCAGTTCTATGTCGATGCCGCCGACGTCGAACCGGAAATGGTGGAGCGCTTCGAGATCGAGGTCGACACCACCCGTGCCATCGAACACTGGAACGTTGAGGTTGCCGAGAACCTCAAGGCACAGGATGCCGAAACCGCTGCGGCCCAAGAAGTTCCAGCCGAACAGCACTGACGACATGGGTGACGATCAGCCGACGATTCCCGACGTCGATCGGCTCGCCCGATCGATGCTACTGCTGCATGGCGACGGCCACGACCACGACCACGAGGACAAGCCCGCACGCAACGGTGGCTCTGGATCTTGGTCGAAGTCAAGGGATTTCGCGAACGACCCGCAGCGGGCAGCCGCGGTCCGCGAGGCCAGCCTGGCCGATCGGCAGCGCTACCTGACCTCAGGTCTGCAGCCGGTCGATTGCCGCTTCTGCCATGTCACGGTGACCGTGCGCAGGCTGGGACCGGGACATACCGCGGTGCAATGGAATACCGACGCGTCGCAGCGTTGTGCTTACTTCGCCGGGGTGCGTGAATCCGGCGGTGACCCCGCACGAACCAAGTCCTGCCCTCGCCTGTCCGACAGCATCGAACACGCGGTGGCCGAGGGCTACCTGGAGCGTACGGAAGACTGATTCAGCGTGGCGATTGCCTCGATCCGCGTCGAGTGCGCGCCCAGGGCGGCAAGATTGCCGAAATTCCGTCCAGGAGCACCACTCAACGCGGCCGACGCACACTCGACGCGGACTCGGACCGCGCCGGCCCACCCGATCACAGCCCGGCGAAGCGTTCCTTGACCTCGTCCGCGGTGAGCCCGTAGTCGGCCAGCGAGTATTTGTGTTTCGGAGCCCGCGCGCCGGTCTGACTCTCGGCGTGGCTTTCCTCCATGGCCTTTCGCGCCTCGTCAGTCAGGTTCAGGCCGAAGTGGCGATATACCGTGGCGACCGTTGCGAGCGGATCGGCGATCAAGTCGTGGTAGTCGACGTCGCAGAACTGGGCGGGGTCGTATTTGGCGCGTGCGGTGTTGAACAACTGCAGACCGCGCGACCAGGTTTCCATCGCGTCAGCACCGATCTGGGCGCCGGAGAAGCTCGTCGACCATCCCTCGGCGGTGTGCTGCGCCAACGAGCACATCGATGCCAAGATCGTCTCCACCGGCCGGTGCGTCTGGATCACCAGGGCGTCCGGATAGGTCGCCATCAACGCGTCCAGCGCAAACAGATGGCTGGGATTCTTGAGCACCCAACGCTTTTCGACGTCGTTCAGCCCGATCAGCTGAAGGTTGCGACGGTGCCGCCGGTATGACGGCGTCCAGTCCTGCCGCGAGAGCCACTGCGAGTAGGTAGGTAGATGCGACAGCGTCTCATAGGACACCGAATGCAGCGACTGGCGCAGCAGCTGCCAGCACTCCTCCAGCTCATAGGCGGCCATGAAATGCAGGCCGGTGTATTCCGGATTCTCCGCGTGAGCCTTTTCGAACTGCGCGTTCAGCGAGCTGTACCACGGGTTGGCATCCCACTCGTCCCGCGGCGGACGCGGTTGCGGGAACTCGGCCAGCCACAGGTGCAGTCCCTGATGCACAGGATCGGCTCCGAGCAGGCGGTGCAAGATCGTGGTGCCGGTGCGCGGCAGGCCGGTGACGAAGATCGGCCGCTCGATGCCCACCTCGGCGTGCTGCGGATACTGCTTCCAGGCCGCTTCGGAGAACAGCCTGGACACCAACGCGCCGCGCAAGAAGAAACGATTCATCTTGCTACCCAACGGAGTTAGGTCGGCATCGCGCCGGTAGGACTCCAGCAGCACCTCAAGGGCTTCGCGGTAGTTGTCGTCGTCAACGCCGAAGTCGTCGAGCCCCACCAGCTTGGTGGCCGAGGCCTGCATGTCCTCGACGGTGCCCACGTCGGTGCGCTCAACCCTCATCTCGCCGGCTCCTCCTCATCGCTTCGCGCATCGTCGATGGCGGCATTAGGTGTGGTACTCCCCGCAGTTGACGTCCAATGTCTGCCCGGTGATGCCGCTGGATAGATCGCTGGCCATGAACAGAATCGCCGAGGCAACCTCGTCCTCGGTGGGCAGCCGCTTCAAGTCGGAGTTCGCCGCGGTGGCCTGGTAGATCTCCTCGGCCGTGGTCCCGTACTTGCCGGCCTGGTGGTTGAAGTAGGCCTGCAACGTGTCACCCCAGATGTAACCGGGCGCAACGGAATTGACGCGAATACCCTTCTCGCCGAGTTCGGTGGCCAGCGACTGCGACATGGACAGCAGGGCGGACTTGGCCATCTTGTACGCGCCGTACTTAGCCTGCGAGTGCCTCAGCACCATGGAGTTGACGTTGACGACCGAACCCTTGGCGGCCTCCAGCGCCGGCGTGTAGGCCTGGATCAGCCGCAACGCCCCCAGCGCGCTGAGCTCGATCGCGTCACGGATGTGCTGAAATGTGGTGCCCGCCAACGGCTTCATCGAAGGCACCCGGAACGCGTTGTTGATCAGAACGTCGACCTTGCCGTAGGTCGCCATCGTCTGTTCGACGAGATTGTTCACCTGATCGTCGTCGGTGATGTCCGTCGACACCGCCAGCGCCTGGTGGCCGGCGTCCTTGAGTTGCTGGGCGACCTCTTCGAGCCGCTCGGCGGTGCGTGCCGCAAGCACCAGATCCGCCCCGTCGCGTGCACATCGGTGTGCCAGGGTGGTACCGAGGCCCGGTCCGACGCCACTGATGACGACTACCTTCTTCTTGAGCATCCCGGACATCGTCACCCCAGCATCCTTGCTTGAATTTGACGCTGGCGCAGCGCAATTCGTTCACGCCAATCGTCCTCGGAAATCTTGTTGTGGTCGAAATACGGCAACTTGCTCGCCACCGCGTCGAGGTCGACCAGCTCCACGGTCGGCCCGTCGGCATCGGTCAGCTCGCGCGACACCCGCTGCCAGCGGAATTGCAGATACCCGCGCCGGTGCCCCAAGGTCTCGACCCAGTTGGTCACACCCGGATTCCCGTCGGCGACCACGATGCGGACCTTGCCGTCCGGATCCGCCTGTGCCTGAGTGTTGTTCAGCGAGGTCTGGTGGTTGATGTAGTCCAGCGAGATGTACCACAGGCTGCCGAGCTGAAAGCCGAGATAGGGCGCATCGCTGACCGGAATGGTGATGATCAGCGCCTGGTCGGGATTCAGCTCATAGTGACCCACTGACGAATACTGGGTCGCCAGCCCACCCGGAGTCAGCCGCGGCGCCACCATCGTGTTGACGGGCAGATTCAGGTAGAACCACTGCGGGAATTGCAGCCAGGTCTTCACCCGCTGCACCAACTGCTTTCCGGCTGTGGCGTAACGCTTTTCGATGAGTTCGCGGGTAAGCGGCGGCGGGGCGGTGCCGGCGGTATCGAGTCGGGAAATCGCCAACGTGCCGCGCTGAGCTGACCAGTCGCCGTAGACCTCACGCATTACCAACTGCCCATTGCTGGTTGGCCGCACCCGCCACTCGAACGTGCCGTCGGCGGCGATCTCCAATTCACGGTCGTCGAACGCGGCCTGGCTGGCGGGCACGTTGTCGTCGGTGTATTCACCACCGAGCAGCTGGAAGCTCAAGTCGGTGGTGGTACCGCGGACACCGGTGACCACGTAGTCGTGGTTGGCGTGCAAGCGGGTGCCGAAATACAGGGTGTCGGGATTGTCCAGACCCATCTTGGTGAACGGTCCCGTGCCCGACTGCAGGAATGGGTGATCCCTGTCGTAGTCGAACGCCAAATGGATACACGCCGAGATGCCGCCTGCCAAATATTGGAGTCCCTCTAAGAGGTCGGCTTCGGTCTCGATGTGGGGTGCGGCGGCGACCAGCTTCTCGGCTTCGGCGATCGCATCGGTGAGAGAATCAGAGAACACGCCTAGACGCTAGAACGTGTTCTACTTTTTCGTCAATGGCGAACATTCCCGCGCGTCGCCGCCGGGGTTTACCAACGAGGCCCGCTCGCTAGGAGGTGCACTGCTGGGACAGGTCGATCAGATGCTGCCGCACATCCGGATGCCGGCTCAGGTAGTCCATGACGTTCGGGCCGCCACCCTCCGCCTGAGACTTGGCGGACAGCGTCGCCTTCACGTCGGGATGCCGCGATAGATACGCGTCGATGGATTGCCCCACGGTCTGATTGCACGGATCCGCGCTCGCGATCGGCAGCGCGATCACGCTCGCAGCGGTTGCGGTGAGTAGCCCCCCGGCGATCAGGCCGTACAGTCCGCGGCGACCCATGCCGCTCGTGTTGGATGTCGTCCTCATGCGCGTGACGCTACGCGCGGCAGCTGTGCCCGGGCTGTGCCCCGACTGTGTTTGAGAGCAACCTGTGCCCTATCCGTGCTCGAAGGCAGCGGAGTCAGCGCGCGACCGCAGTGTCGCTGTCTCCGCGAGCGGCAGGTGCCCCCAGCTCGCGCTTGATCTCCAGCGCGATGTCGATCAGCTGATCTTCCTGACCACCGATCAGCTTGCGCTGGCCCGCCCGGTGCAGCAGCTCGTGGGCGGGGACGCCGTAACGCTCGCCCTGACGGACGGCGTGCTTGAGGAAGCTCGAGTAAACCCCGGAGTAACCCATGATCAGCGCGTTGCGGTCGAGCAGGCACTCGGCCGGCATGGCCGGGCGCACCACCTCCTCGGCGGCGTCGGCGATGTCGAAGAAGTCGATGCCGGTCTTGACGCCGATCTTGTCGAAGACGCCGATCAGGGCCTCGACCGGCGCGTTGCCCGCGCCCGCGCCGAAGCGGCGCACGCTGCCGTCGATCTGCTTGGCACCGGCGCGCACGGCCTCGACCGAGTTGGCCACGCCGAGCCCGAGGTTCTCGTGGCCGTGAAAACCGACCTGCGCGTCGTCGCCGAGCTCGGCGACCAGCGCCTTCACCCGGTCGGCCACCCCGTCGAGCACCAGGGCGCCGGCGGAGTCGACGACGTAGACGCACTGACAGCCGGCGTCGGCCATGATCCGGGCTTGGGCGGCCAGCTTCTCCGGCGAGATGGTGTGCGCCATCATCAAGAACCCGACGGTTTCCAGGCCGAGTTCGCGGGCCAGCCCGAAGTGCTGGATCGACACGTCGGCCTCGGTGCAGTGGGTGGCGATCCGGCAGATCGAGCCGCCGTTGTTCTGCGCCTCTTTGATGTCCTCCTTGGTGCCGACGCCCGGCAGCATCAGGAACGCGATCTTGGCTTCCTTGGCCGTCTCGGCGGCCAGCTTGATCAGCTCCTGCTCGGGGGTCTTGGAGAAGCCGTAGTTGAACGACGAGCCGCCCAATCCGTCGCCGTGGGTCACCTCGATCACCGGCACCCCGGCCGCGTCGAGGGCCGACACGATCGCCTGGACCTCGTCCTTGGTGAACTGGTGGCGCTTGTGGTGGGAGCCGTCCCGCAGCGACGTGTCCGTCATCCGGACGTCCCACACCGGGTTGAAAAAGATGTCGCTCATGCCTGCGCTCCTCCCGCCTTGGCGGCCAAGGATTCTTTAGCAATCTCTTCGCCGACTTTGGTGGCCGCGGCCGTCATGATGTCGAGATTTCCGGCGTAGGGCGGCAGGTAATCGCCGGCACCCTCGACCTCGACGAACGTCGTGACCACGTGGTTGCCGCCGTTGACCACCGACGGCTCGTCGAACTGCGGCTCGTTGAGCAGCCGGTATCCGGGAACATAGGTCTGCACCTCGGCGACCACGTCGTGGATGGATTTGGCGATCGCGTCGCGGTCGGCGTCCTCGGGAATGGCACAGAAGATGGTGTCGCGCATGATCATCGGCGGATCGGCCGGGTTCAAGATGATGATCGCCTTGCCGCGCTGGGCGCCTCCGATGGTCTCGACGCCCTTGCTGGTGGTCTTGGTGAATTCGTCGATGTTGGCCCGAGTGCCCGGCCCGGCGGACACCGACGACACCGACGCGACGATCTCGGCGTAGGGCACCGTCACCACTCGCGAGACCGCGTAGACGATCGGAATCGTGGCCTGCCCACCGCAGGTGATCATGTTGACGTTGGGCGCATCCAGGTGCTGGCGCAGGTTCGCCGGCGGAATGACCGCCGGGCCCACCGCGGCCGGTGTCAGGTCAATGGCCCGGATCCCGGCGGCCTCGTACTTCGGGGCCGCGTCCCGGTGCACGTAGGCGCTGGTGGCCTCGAACACCAGATCGGGCTTCTCCGATTGGGCCAGCAGCCAGTCGACGCCCTCGTGGGTGGTCTCCAAACCCAGCTTGCGGGCCCGAGCCAAGCCTTCGCTTTCCGGGTCGATCCCCACCATCCAGCGCGGCTCCAGCCAGTCCGATCGCAGGAGCTTGTACAGCAGGTCGGTGCTGATATTTCCCGACCCGACAATCGCCACACTCGCCTTTGCCGGCATGATGCCGCCTTTCCCTGCTCTTTCAGGCGTTAAATCAACTGATTCAAAACTAATCCGAAGCCTATTCGAACGACAAATGGACCGAACCCAGCCCCGTGAATTCGGCGACGAAGTCGTCACCGGGGCGGGCATCGATCGCCTTCGTGCAGGAACCCGGTAGCACGACGTCACCTTTACGCAGCCGCACCCCAAAGCTTTCCACCTTGCGGGCCAGCCATGCCACCGCCGTCACCGGATTGCCCAGCACGGCATCGCTGCGGCCCTCGGCGATCACCTCACCGTTGCGGGTCAGCACCGCGTCGATCGTCTTGACGTCGATGTCGGCGGGCGACACCCGGGACTTGCCCAGCACGTACCCGGCCGATGAGGCGTTGTCGGCGATGGTGTCGCACAACGCGATCTTCCAGTCGGTGATTCGGGTATCGATCAACTCGATCGAAGGCACCAGGGCTTCGGTGGCGGCCAGCACGTCCTCTTCGGTGCACCCGGCTCCCGGCAGGTCGGCGGCCAGGATGAAGCCGACCTCGACCTCCACCCGCGGGTACAAGTATTTGTCCGCCTGGACCGGGATGTCCTCGAACACCTGCATCTCGTCGAGCAGGTGACCGTAGTCCGGCTCGTCGACGCCCATCATCTGCTGCATCGCCTTGCTGGACAGGCCGACTTTGTGGCCCAGCACCCGCGCGCCCTCGGCGACCCGCTGGCGAATGTTGATCAACTGGATCTCGTAGGCGTCGACGACGTCGATGTCGGGGTGCGCGGAGGTTAACGGAGCGATCGGCTCGCGGCTGCGCTCGGCTTGCGCCAGGTCGGCTGCCAGCTCGTCGCGGGTCGCAACACTGAGCATTTACCGAAGTCCCCTCGTCCGTTTGACCGGGCCGGTAGCGGCCAGCCCGGGCAATTCTATAACGTGTTCTACATGACAGCGCAGGAGTACGACGTCGTCGTGGTCGGAAGCGGCGGAGCCGGCATGGTGGCTGCCCTCGCCGCCGCGCACCGAGGCCTTTCGACATTAGTCATCGAGAAGGCCCCGCATTTCGGCGGCTCCACCGCACGGTCCGGGGGCGGCGTCTGGATCCCGAACAACGAAGTCCTCCGGCGCGACGGCGTGAAGGACACACCCGAGGCTGCCCGCACCTACCTGCACGGCATCGTCGGCGATGTGGTCGAGCCCGAGCGCATCGACACTTACCTGCAGCGCGGTCCCGAAATGCTGTCGTTCGTGCTGAAGAACACCCCGTTGAAGATGTGCTGGGTGCCGCGTTACTCCGACTACTACCCCGAGGCGCCGGGCGGCCGCGCGGAGGGGCGCTCGATCGAGCCCAAACCGTTCGACGCGCGCAAGCTCGGTCCCGACGAAGCCGGGCTCGAGCCGGCCTACGGCAAAGTGCCCCTCAATGTGGTTGTGATGCAGCAGGACTACGTGCGGCTGAACATGCTGAAGCGACACCCGCGGGGAGTGCTGCGCAGCTTGAAGGTCGGCGCCCGCACCATGTGGGCGAAGGCGACCGGTAAGAACCTGGTTGGCATGGGCCGGGCGCTGATCGGTCCGTTGCGGATTGGGCTGCAGCGGGCCGGGGTTCCGGTGCAGCTGAACACCGCTTTGACTGATCTCTACGTCGAAGACGGCGTGGTTCGGGGTGTCTACGTCCGCTCCGCTGGCGAGTCTGAATCGGCTGAGCCGCAGCTGATCCGGGCCCGGCGCGGAGTGATCCTGGCCAGCGGCGGCTTCGAGCACAACGAGCAGATGCGGGTGAAGTACCAGCGCGCGCCGATCACCACGGAGTGGACCGTCGGCGCCAAGGCCAACACCGGCGACGGCATCATCGCGGGCGAAAAGCTGGGCGCCGCACTGGATATCATGGAGGATGCTTGGTGGGGCCCGACTGTTCCACTGGTCGGCGCGCCGTGGTTCGCGTTGTCGGAGCGCAACTCGCCGGGCTCGATCATCGTCAACATGTCCGGCAAGCGGTTCATGAACGAGTCGATGCCCTACGTCGAAGCCTGCCACCATATGTACGGTGGAGAATTCGGCCAGGGCCCCGGGCCGGGCGAAAATATTCCCGCGTGGCTGGTGTTCGACCAGCAGTACCGGGACCGCTACATCTTCGCGGGACTGCAGCCCGGACAACGCATTCCGACCAAGTGGATGGAATCCGGCGTCATCATCAAGGCCGACACGCTCGAGGAGCTGGCCGAGAAAGCCGGCTTACCCGTCGCCGAGTTCACCGCGACTGTGGCGCGGTTCAACGGCTTTGCCCGCTCCGGAGTCGACGAGGACTTCCACCGCGGTGAGAGCGCTTATGACAAGTACTACGGCGACCCCACCAACAAGCCCAACCCGAACCTCGGCGAGCTCACTCACGCGCCGTATTACGCCGCCAAGATGGTGCCCGGCGATCTGGGGACCAAGGGTGGCATCCGCACCGATGTCCACGGCCGCGCGCTGCGCGACGACGGCAGCGTCATCGACGGCCTCTACGCGGCGGGTAACGTCAGTGCACCGGTAATGGGGCACACCTATCCGGGTCCGGGCGGCACCATTGGGCCGGCGATGACCTTCGGGTACCTCGCCGCGCTGCACATCGCAGGAGAGAACTGACATGCCCATCGATGTAGACGTCGCGCTGGCCGCGGAGCTGGAACCGCTTGAATTCTCTTGGTCCAGTAGCGATATCCAGCTGTATCACCTTGGGCTGGGCGCGGGCGCCGACCCCATGGATCCGCGCGAGCTGCGCTACCTGGTCGACGACACCCCCCAGGTGCTGCCGACCTTCGGCAACGTCGCGGCGTCCTTCCACATGACCAAGCCGCCGACGGTGCAATTCCCCGGCATCGACATCGAGCTGAGCAAGGTGCTGCACGCCAGCGAGCGCAT from the Mycobacterium lentiflavum genome contains:
- a CDS encoding sulfotransferase family protein translates to MRVERTDVGTVEDMQASATKLVGLDDFGVDDDNYREALEVLLESYRRDADLTPLGSKMNRFFLRGALVSRLFSEAAWKQYPQHAEVGIERPIFVTGLPRTGTTILHRLLGADPVHQGLHLWLAEFPQPRPPRDEWDANPWYSSLNAQFEKAHAENPEYTGLHFMAAYELEECWQLLRQSLHSVSYETLSHLPTYSQWLSRQDWTPSYRRHRRNLQLIGLNDVEKRWVLKNPSHLFALDALMATYPDALVIQTHRPVETILASMCSLAQHTAEGWSTSFSGAQIGADAMETWSRGLQLFNTARAKYDPAQFCDVDYHDLIADPLATVATVYRHFGLNLTDEARKAMEESHAESQTGARAPKHKYSLADYGLTADEVKERFAGL
- a CDS encoding SDR family oxidoreductase, with translation MSGMLKKKVVVISGVGPGLGTTLAHRCARDGADLVLAARTAERLEEVAQQLKDAGHQALAVSTDITDDDQVNNLVEQTMATYGKVDVLINNAFRVPSMKPLAGTTFQHIRDAIELSALGALRLIQAYTPALEAAKGSVVNVNSMVLRHSQAKYGAYKMAKSALLSMSQSLATELGEKGIRVNSVAPGYIWGDTLQAYFNHQAGKYGTTAEEIYQATAANSDLKRLPTEDEVASAILFMASDLSSGITGQTLDVNCGEYHT
- the dmpG gene encoding 4-hydroxy-2-oxovalerate aldolase yields the protein MSDIFFNPVWDVRMTDTSLRDGSHHKRHQFTKDEVQAIVSALDAAGVPVIEVTHGDGLGGSSFNYGFSKTPEQELIKLAAETAKEAKIAFLMLPGVGTKEDIKEAQNNGGSICRIATHCTEADVSIQHFGLARELGLETVGFLMMAHTISPEKLAAQARIMADAGCQCVYVVDSAGALVLDGVADRVKALVAELGDDAQVGFHGHENLGLGVANSVEAVRAGAKQIDGSVRRFGAGAGNAPVEALIGVFDKIGVKTGIDFFDIADAAEEVVRPAMPAECLLDRNALIMGYSGVYSSFLKHAVRQGERYGVPAHELLHRAGQRKLIGGQEDQLIDIALEIKRELGAPAARGDSDTAVAR
- a CDS encoding acetaldehyde dehydrogenase (acetylating), with product MPAKASVAIVGSGNISTDLLYKLLRSDWLEPRWMVGIDPESEGLARARKLGLETTHEGVDWLLAQSEKPDLVFEATSAYVHRDAAPKYEAAGIRAIDLTPAAVGPAVIPPANLRQHLDAPNVNMITCGGQATIPIVYAVSRVVTVPYAEIVASVSSVSAGPGTRANIDEFTKTTSKGVETIGGAQRGKAIIILNPADPPMIMRDTIFCAIPEDADRDAIAKSIHDVVAEVQTYVPGYRLLNEPQFDEPSVVNGGNHVVTTFVEVEGAGDYLPPYAGNLDIMTAAATKVGEEIAKESLAAKAGGAQA
- a CDS encoding 2-keto-4-pentenoate hydratase, yielding MLSVATRDELAADLAQAERSREPIAPLTSAHPDIDVVDAYEIQLINIRQRVAEGARVLGHKVGLSSKAMQQMMGVDEPDYGHLLDEMQVFEDIPVQADKYLYPRVEVEVGFILAADLPGAGCTEEDVLAATEALVPSIELIDTRITDWKIALCDTIADNASSAGYVLGKSRVSPADIDVKTIDAVLTRNGEVIAEGRSDAVLGNPVTAVAWLARKVESFGVRLRKGDVVLPGSCTKAIDARPGDDFVAEFTGLGSVHLSFE
- the kstD gene encoding 3-oxosteroid 1-dehydrogenase is translated as MTAQEYDVVVVGSGGAGMVAALAAAHRGLSTLVIEKAPHFGGSTARSGGGVWIPNNEVLRRDGVKDTPEAARTYLHGIVGDVVEPERIDTYLQRGPEMLSFVLKNTPLKMCWVPRYSDYYPEAPGGRAEGRSIEPKPFDARKLGPDEAGLEPAYGKVPLNVVVMQQDYVRLNMLKRHPRGVLRSLKVGARTMWAKATGKNLVGMGRALIGPLRIGLQRAGVPVQLNTALTDLYVEDGVVRGVYVRSAGESESAEPQLIRARRGVILASGGFEHNEQMRVKYQRAPITTEWTVGAKANTGDGIIAGEKLGAALDIMEDAWWGPTVPLVGAPWFALSERNSPGSIIVNMSGKRFMNESMPYVEACHHMYGGEFGQGPGPGENIPAWLVFDQQYRDRYIFAGLQPGQRIPTKWMESGVIIKADTLEELAEKAGLPVAEFTATVARFNGFARSGVDEDFHRGESAYDKYYGDPTNKPNPNLGELTHAPYYAAKMVPGDLGTKGGIRTDVHGRALRDDGSVIDGLYAAGNVSAPVMGHTYPGPGGTIGPAMTFGYLAALHIAGEN